The following nucleotide sequence is from Strix uralensis isolate ZFMK-TIS-50842 chromosome 15, bStrUra1, whole genome shotgun sequence.
TTGATGTTTAAGATAAACGCGTATAGCTCACAATTTAGTTATTTGACGCTTCTCACACAGACATGGTGTATTTTTCTCCCTCGCTAGGAAAGTGACTGTGCTGTCTGTCCGACCTTTGGCGTTTGTCCTAACTTTGACATTGTTACAGGAAGCTGTTCAGTGAATATTGCAGCATCCCTCAGAGGCTCAGACTTGCCATGTACAACCATACCTTTACTCAGCTATTGGATTTTACTGTTCAGCAAAGATGAGTGTATAGAGCTACAGAGGAAGATAGAAGCCCTGTAATGCATCTGACCATTAATACAGTGTTTTATAGGGGGTTGTAGGATTGTTAGGGGTTGCTTCCCAAAGGTAAATAGAACCAGTGAGAACTACTTGAAATTGGTTTTGAAAAATTGCTCATTCTTGTGTAGGTAGTCTCTAGTTGTTTAACACCAGAGGGAGAATTGCATTATGTGAATTTATGTTTACAGGATTGAGCTTGTTGTCCGCTTGAGATCAGTAGATGAAGGAGCACTTGTTGGAGACAAACTGTCAGTGCCTAGTAGAGATAATgtggaaaaataatctcttccaGAGTATCACCAAGCTTTTTCAGATTTGCCAGACTGAATCCAGTGTTTCTTCTAGAGCAAATCAAATGGTAGAAATACAAATCAAGTTCTGCTGGCCCCCCTGCATGGAAAGACCTTTTGAAAATtgttccttgttttgctttagatGTTTTGAATCCTCAGATTATAAttagaatatttaaaacattttatatttattaaattagATATCTGATATGGGAAGAATCTTTCCCAATAAACATGATATACACCCTTCACTATTCTAGCACGTGTAACATTAATTTCAtgcagaagttttaaaagaataGTTTAATATGAATAACAGCTCAAACATAAATAAGTAGCCTAGTCAGTGtgcagggtggttttttttttgttttaggtttttttttaaagtaataatctCAAGCATAGCTGTTTGGGAAAGAGAAGGTGCAAGTTACGGGATTACTTTGTGTGAAGAAAGGTGTCTGTTTAGAAGCAGAGAATGTTAGGAGAAAAGTTTGTTAGCTAAGGAAAAACTGATAAACTATCACTAAATATTCAGTGAAAATTCAGAATTAGGAAGCTTATAAAGCAAATGTGACTGGAAAATTTTTATTATAGTGAAAAATTGTTTAATATCCAGTCCAATAATTCATTTAGCCATACTTCCATTGACTGTGGCTTcaattttcctgtatttaaaattttGGCACCATATGTTAAACTGTCTTACACAATACCATTGGTTATCTGGAAATGATAAATCTGCTCATTGATTTCCTAATTTTATTATGTACACAGTTAATTGTAATCCAAGATTACAGCAAACAAGATGTTAATTTCTAGACAACCTATGTACATTTCCCTCAGTGTGATTGTTATAGAAGCAAAGAATACAAAGAGAATACCATTTGTGCTATCCTCACAGGAGCTGTCAATAAAAGATGTAATAGGGGATTTAGGAATCTGGAAATGACCAACTAATTTATGTGAatctattttatttcagctaGAAAGACCAAGCTCTGTTTCGTCTGCACTGCATATTGCAGAGCACAGGCTGTCTATAGAAAACCAGGCGGCTGCATATGGATAGTCCCTTGATATCATTCACTTGCTGTGTAATCTTATTATGCAAAGTTCTAATCTTCACCTAGAATGAATGCCTCTGGGTCAGAATATAGTCATATCAGGGTTTTTGAGGTCATGTTTTGTGATCCTTAGCTTATTCTTCTAAGTAGGGCTGGGATTTAAAGAGTATTCCCCAGACACTAGCAGAGATAGATGGCAAAACCTGCTGCCTTTTTGGAAGACAAGACCAACATGAGGTCCCTGGTAGGATTAAACTTGATTTGTAGCTGTAGGATTTTTTAACAGATGTATTATTGGACAGGGAATAGGGGGCCACCAGCACAGCGAAATTGGATCACGATTGGCATTCTCAGGGAGTCCGCTGGCTGCTAAAACAGCAGCTGCATGTGGATTTGACTTCTTTCAGGTGAAGCGACTTCCAGTCATTTGGAAAGGATGGGATGAAAAGGAACCTTGGTGATAATTTTGATGTCTGCAAGATTTAGTACCAATGTAATGGGATTATCGGTAACACCTTCACTGCAGAAAAAGCCACCTGGCGCTATAACTGGCAGCAACTGAGAACTAATCCTTTCCCATCTCTTGGATGTCATTCATGAGGCTCAAAGTGATTTCCACCCTGCTAGCTGTGATTaattttataaacaaacaaacaaaatcaaatgcTGAAGGCATAGGCTATGTAAGGAAAAGGGAACAGAAGATAATAGTAATTAcgttttgcattttatttgctgCAGGGGATAAACTATACAGTTCTTGTAAAATAACCAAATTGTATTCTACATGATAAATACgaatgtttaacttttttttaaatcaatgccTATGTTCTGTATAAAAACAACATTTATTCAGTATAAAATTTTCAGCTACCTACTATATGATAGTAGGTAGTACCTGGAAGTAATTACAACAGATTTTATGCTGTTAGTTCTGTGATAAGATTGTTTATACAACAGATCCATTAAGTTTTCAAGGGGCCTGTGacttaaataatttgttttattgtgCTTAATGGTCTTATGCTGTATCTGATGGAGTTGCCTGCCAACAGCACTTTGTATTAAAATTAGTTGTGTGATGTGGAAAAACGTTGAGCTATTTACCTCCTTGTGATCAACAGTAtggcattattttaaaattgtactgATAAAtagttttctgagaaaacaattatattttactGATGCTTAAGGTAGAACAATTGTAAGATAAAtactctgtgggttttttttttaatcaactagagttgttgggtttttttggctgggCTTACTCTTATTACAACCATTCACTTGTTAACTAGAAGTTGTTACTTAAAACTACATGGAAACCTTCAGGATTGTAGTTACTCTGTGGAATAAACATTAGATGTCTAAAGATGGATctttaatgttaaaaacaaaccccCGAATTCTCTGAAGTTGTCTTGTTAGGTTCAAACTGTGTATAATCTAGGTGTATATCTATGCcttgaaattaacttttttgagTAGTAATAAAAAGCCTTCTATAAGAGCTAAGAATTTTTTCATCATTATCATGAACATCTGATAAGcctgagcatttaaaaaaaccaaaaaattaaaaattgtgcCACATGTTTAACCTGGGACTGGTGAAATCCATGTTTTGGGggttaaaaatttattttaagaaaactggaaacaaaatttgaGACCTCTTCACTCATGTTCTATACTTATGGTTAGTTTTTACCATGACAGCTCTAGCAGTAGGTAATGCTCGCTCTGAACCCCTTCTTTCCTTGAATGATTTACAAATTTATCTCTCCTAATTCAGAGTTACTCAAAAGACACCAAAGAGAAGCAGTGTAACTATTGGGAAGTACATGTCATCCAGAGTCTAACAGGAAATCAGTTGCAATCAGTTTGAAACTGATTTTCAGAGACATATAGCAGTTGTTTGTAgcttcataataaaaaaatgttttagttatAGCCTGATAGCTGTTGGCTTGAGAGGATTACATTTTCTCTTAACGAGTCTGTCATTACCATTCCATTTAGTGCAATCAACAATACCTACTCTGGTCACCAATTGTATAAACAATTGTTTATACAATTCCTTTTAACCTGTAATATTCACAGGAGCCTGAATTCTATACTGTCTTAATATATTAATGTTTCAGAATAGCACGGATCTGAAATGCAGGATGGTTGtgcagtatttttctgtttgcctCAACTGAGAAGCAATGTGAGGCCACTTTTCTAGCAGGTGCTGTTAAGAAGTATTGATGGTGGCCTTATCTCAAAAGATAGTTGTGGTCATTAATTCACACTAGTTGTGCAACTCATATCGATCTGCTGTCACTccatcttccttttatcacctgTAACATGTTTCTGGCTCAGAGTAAGGAGTTCGTCCATGCTTTTTATAATGTACTGGGTTGAGAAGAGCAAATCACTTTTCTGGCTCTCCAGAATAAATTCTGCTGAAAGTGCATTTTGCTTACAGCAAAGCTGTTTCAGTTTCTACAGGGTGTCCTGCAGTGTGCTGGGCACTGCATGTGCTAATGAAACAATTCAAgactcttctgttttctgttgtattttgggTCATTGCTGTGAAACTCATTAGCTAAGATTAAGGATGATAAATCACAGATTGGTTTAAGTGGATTTATTCTAGAGatgttttatgtaaaaaaaaaaaaaaacaaaaaacaaaaaaaaacaaaaaaacaaaaaaaacccaaaacaaaaccaaccaaccaaaaaaaaaaaaaccccccaaaaaacccccacccaaaaaacccccaaacaaatcaaaaagcaaaaccacatcATTTTGGAATAAGGAAATGAGCTTCATAGAGAACATTTTTCCCCAAGAAtgactgtctttttttctttataaataaatactaaatgCAAAGAACAAAAGCCACTTTTGACTGTATTCAGGCAAAATTTCCATTAACTGCTAGAGAACACTGTGCAAGTAAAGCTATGCACTTTTAAATTCCTGCATTTAAATAGCAAAACATAATGAAATATAGAAGGGAAGGTCTTGAGTTCATTATTAAGTAGGGTATATTGTATACACAGCAATTTTCTTTTCAACTTACTGCATTTGTGTAGCAAGCTATATTGACGCATTTTAGTAAATGAGGGAAATCTTGCTGTGGTTTTAGTTCATGATAAAGCTGATACTGAGTTTAAGGGGGACAGGTTTCTGGCAGAATGTAAAACTTGCTTCAGTTACTTCAGTATGTGTGTTTTTCACTTCCTTaggagaaatatatatataaaaaatcgGGGTAAGGAAACATCTGCGTTAGATTAGCATTGCAGGAATTACATCTGCTCATCAGAGTTTGACTTAAATATTTGGGGGAGGGGGTCAGAAGATATATACAGTTTTATGTGCTGCAGAACTTATGCCACTGTACTGTAGCTGAGAACAGAAAGATCTAATGCCTTATTTTTATATGCAAGTATTTTGGTAATGGAACTCTAGTCAAAGAAAAACTCTGCAAAACCTCCAGAATTCCTATCAACAACTGTATTCTTTTCCTAGTATAGTCTTACTTAGGCAAGCCATTCAGGACTCTATTATCCTTAATTTTGTCTAGTTCTTCAAGCCACTTTTCATTTGATTGTCAAGTTGCTTTTAAAGTTTTGGTTGACTACTTGATTACTGCAGTTTTCTGTGAATGTAATTTCAGTTGTGAAACATCTTCAGATCACTTAAGATGGTTTGATGCttctctgttttgctgctgtgttcagttttaaaTACTAgtgcttgaagaaaaaaagatgatttaAGTTGTACTGTCTTCACGTGGTTAAAACAACTCTATCAAGggttatttaataaataattgcATCTGAGTTACAATATGTGGTCCTTTCAGGAAGTCAAAGCCTGCATTGAAAGGAATGATTACAGCTTTCTAGATTCCATTCATCCAAACCTAGTGGAGGGGAGGATGTTCTCATAACTATTGCAGGTATTTAGACATGTGGCAGGTAAACCTGTTGGCTCTCTTGACTAAAAGAAGCCCAGCTGAGTCAGCGGGGAGCGCTGACACCATTCTCTCCTGTTGATTTCTCTAGTTTGGCAAAGGTGTTTTTGTTTTCAGCTCCCACTCAACTGAGTCTCGCTAATGCGGTGGTGAGAGGGGTCCACTGATTGTACATGTGGAAGAGTCTGTGTAGTAAATTAAAAACTTCTTGATGGCATTTGAGTTTAAACCATATTTATTGCCTCAGATATGTCTGattatttgctggttttattcactgttttttttaaaatattgtccaTCAGTTGTTAGACACAAAAGATAGTTTTGTAAACGTTAGGTTGTTTGTTATCAAATGAATGATATTCTTCTGTTTTACTGTAGACTAGAACCAGCTGAGCGACGTAACACTGTACCATGCTTCGCAATGTCCTAGGAAAAACCTTGCGATTTCTTGGGTATACTGTGCAATATGGCTGCATAGCACATTGTGCCTTTGAGTACCTTGGAGGAATTGTTGTGGtaacttttcattttcatgacatttaaaagaaaataaaactgtaatacTGAAATTGTTATATGTGATAATGCCAATATTTCAGCTTTCTTcgttttctttaaagctttttcaAAGCATGTTTAGTAAATGCCTATTGTTTTGGAGGCAGGTCTAGCCTTTATGAAAGTTATTTCGACTTTAGGCATTGGTATTTTTTGCTAAGTTAATGCTTGAGGCATCACTGAAGCAAATGGGAAACTATGATGAAGTATTTTGCAGAGAGAACATTCTTCCAGAAAGACTGGAGTCACTAATAATGCCATAGGAAATGCTCTTCTCTCCAACTCTGGGCAGATTTCTGGATGTTTTATGTTCCCTCCCTCTCCGCCCCAGGTTCTAAACCTAGCAGATACTGCTGCTGGACACAGGGGAGTTTGGCTGGGAGCTGCTCATTCAGCTTCTGTGATGATTCTCTTTTACAGAGGCTAAAGAAAGGGGTAAGCTGGCAGAGCTTCGAGTGCTGCCTCTAATCATTTCCTGCAGAGTAGGTGCTGAAATGAACCTGTTGGGGCTCGTAGCACCTAGCACAGGTCAGGACCAGTCCTGAGCAAACATGGAGCTGTAACAGAGTTAGAGGCTCTCTGGAGGCTGTCCTCACCTTTTAAATGTATCGGATGTTTCTTGGAGGATCTCCCTTTTTTAGTTGTTCTTTACGTTATGCCTTTTATAACTTATTAGTAAATAATTTGAATGTGAATGTATTTTAGATAAAAGTAATtggaaatagtaatttttttctcatttatttttaatttgcagtgtTCTGGACCTTCAATGGAACCAACCATTCAAAATTCTGATATTGTCTTTTCGGAGAATCTTAGCCGTCACTTTTATTGCATTCGAAAGTATGCTGCTTTGTTAAGACAAgattttatattctgttttccAGAGCTTGTCAATAACCACATTCTATCCatcctttatttttcatatattattcTGTTTCTAAATTGTAATTTTTCATAAATCTTCTCTCATTGTGTCTGATGGAAGATAATCAGCACATACAGCCCATTGAACAACTTGCCTGAATTAATTTAGGGTATAGTCTATGACACTTTTACAGGTTTGTccaaaaacatggaaaaattcccatggttttttttcctaaaacagttCTATTGTGTGAGTGTAACATCTCCTCTCTGAGTAGTTAGGTCGTACTTGAAAACCAAGCTCTAGGTATTGCTGCGCTCAGATAGGTTGTAGGAAAGTGACCAAATTGTATAAGTACTGTTTATCAAATGTCATTTTATTCTTGTGTTGTAGAGCACAGGAGACTCAAGACCCTCACccattttattttgaactgtttCACTGTACCATCTAACGTATATAATCAGGAGGCAAAAGTAATGTAAGGTCTTACAAACTCAGGTTAGACATTGAAGTTCCATTGGAAGAATAACATTTGGTCAGTAGCAGTTAGGAACACGGAATCTGTTCAGTTCCATATTTATGTAGCAACAGGGTCAAGTTAAATGGCATTCATTTAATCAGGGCATTATCAATTAAAATGCAGTCTTAGATGTTTCATAAATGATCTAAATAACAAAGAATCTCTCCAGATGTACTTAAACCGTATGTAAAATTATACCCTGAGTAAAACTGAAAACACCAAAATTGTAGACAAGAATTTTCAGCAGAAGTATCTTTAACGTACATGAATATTTTTGGAGTATACACATTGATGCGCATACATTCAGCCAAACAGTTTTTACTCAGagttcttctgtttgtttttgtttctgtttttttcctctcagaggaGATATTGTAATTGTGAAAAGCCCAAATGACCCCAAATCAAATATCTGTAAAAGAGTAATTGGCTTGGAAGGGGATAAAGTCTGCACAAGCAACCCTTCAGATTTCCTTAAGAGTCACAGCTATGTAAGTATTAGAGTTTCTTGCTTTGTAAATTAATGATTGGTTAAGTAGGCCTGGTAGTCTGTAAAGGATTTGCAATATTTGAGTATCATCATAAAGTATGACGTTGataaattattctttcttcttgTATATGTacagtaaaatgtaatttgtaaaCTGTTTATGGCAAGCTCTCTTTCTCGGTGTCTTTTGTCTCTGTAGGAAGTGTAGGCAGAGGATATTTTTGCTCTGCCCTTTGCTTAGGTCTTCTTCCCTGGAAGAATACGCTAAAAAATCTCTGCATAAAGTGCAGTACAGATGGGAGACTCAAGGGCTTGGTTTTAAGGCCAAACTGTTTCTGTTAAAACACTAAGAAGTGAAAACTTTGTCTCTGCTTTGaagattttgctttcaaaaagatACTTTAGTGTATCTCTTTATTTCAGtgtaactattttaatttttctgagtaTGGTTGGAAAAGTAGTAATTTTCCTAACTTGTCCAAAAAGTCAGGTAACAAAatgagatgaaaaggaaaaaaatacccttaaTGTGCTCACTTGTCCTTACACAGATAGACTTAACAGATGTTTGGAAAGATTTGTGACAAAATGTTTTCACTGACTTCTTTTTAGACTACCATTGGAAGAATCATCAGAAATCATGATCACAGAAAAAtgtagaggttttttttcccaaaagcttGTTTGACCATTACCTCTGCTCAGCATGCTGAGGAGACATCAGATTTTGCACAGGTGTATTGAATCTTAAAAGCAAGATACTCTGTTGCTTTTTCATATCTTCATCTTCACAATTAGAATAAGAATTAGCATCTGGTCCATAGCTGAAGTCCTGTACTGTGAAGGTAGAGAATTTTATGGCACATTCCTTGCAGCCAGCTACAGTCTGTAATAGATAAATCTTTTAAGAGATTAGCTACCCTAAAGAGATCTGACTTCACCAGTGTGCCTTCAGGTACCATTGCTTAATTTGTATTAAGCAGCTGAAGTGGAGTCTGTCCTTACTAAAATCGATGGCAAAATTCTTGTCAATGTTGTGTCTAGATTTGGTGTCTGGATTTAGTCAAGACCTAGGACCAGAAAGCAAGGATATGATTCATACCCTGTTCTGAGGGATTGAATTTGTTGTTTCTTCCACTCCAGTGTTGAGGCAAGACCTTTCAGGCACCTGCCTCTAATCTGACCTTCTGATTAAGTGCCAGTACCACTGGACCTTCTGTTTCCACTTCTGCCACTCATGGACAGAAAGAGGGAACTCATTCTCTATTACATAGTGAAGGCGAGGACAGAGCATTTAGTTTTTCCATAAAGCAAATTGTGTTACTGtttaaccaaggaaaaaaaataaactccacAGAACTCCAACATACCTTTCTTACCAAGTTGAAGAAATTTTCTAGCTCCTATGGGAGTAGTAATTTAGATGAAATACAAATTTCCCAGAACAGAATGATCTGAAATGGAAATCTGAATTCTGTGTACACTGACAGAAGATGCAAACTGAGTTTCTCTGAGCATCTTGTTCCTCAAGTGTCTTAGTCTTGAAACGGAAATTCAGGAAAGATTTGTGCTCAACAGGGTGTCAGCCTTTCTGGAAACCCTGAGGTAATCAAATGAATATCCAGCAGAACAATTTCTGCCCTAGGTGTCTTGTCTTCAAGTTTAATACAAAATGTAAGGAGAATGAGGGGATGAAGAACGCAGAGTCTAATTCCTGTTTTCCTGTGCATGTATTTTGCAAAGGCAAATTTGTGGAAATACAGCAAAGTGACATGCAAGCTTTCTTAGTTCTTACATCATAACTTGTATCTAGGGGGAGGAATGATCTAAATGGAAATGCTGTCGTTTGTTAGTGCGtatctgttttcctcctatcttTAGTGGTGGTTGAAGAGGTAGATCTTACCACCTGTTCAGGAGATGCTTCCTTTACAGAAGAGTAGATTCTCAGCATAGATATCTGCACTTTATGCTCATCATTTACACTAGATTATTCACTAAGTAAATTGTTCTTGTTGGGGAGGGAAAAAGTGATACGCGTCTGTGTTTAGGTAATTGTCTAAACAGATTCCTTATTTTAGGGAATGCACTTCTAATTCAGATACAACCTTCTTCAAAGCAAATAGAAGCAGCAGATATACAGAGAACTGGccctttgttttcacagaatcacagaatcatctgggctggaaaagaccttgaagaccatccagtccaaccattatgTATTTGGCTTTTTCACAGCCACATCATGTTAATGGCCCCTAGTCACACTATTATCCTACAAAGCCACCCAGACTTTCTTCCTCAAGTCATCTTCAGCCAAGGAACCAAGGAACTTCCTTGAGAAGAATTAACCTGAGTTGAGTACTAGGAAAAAAGATTGTCGAAACTGAGGAAAGGCCTTGGCTAGGATCCCAAATGGACAGAAGTGCTGTCTGGGGTGTCTAGCTGCCAGAGAAAGGTACAATTGCAGGCACTCCTTAAGTGAGCAAAGCCTAGAAGTTGTCATGGGTTTTGTTGTTTATATTAGGCTACTAACAGCTTTTTATAAAATGAGAAATCTGAGTGATACTTGAATACAGTGACTCCAAAGTGTGTAAGGTCAGAGAGTTTGTTTTTGTTACAGTGAACCACTCAGCTTTCCTTGACTAACTTGTCTCCTGTTTTGGGGAGTGAGAGTGAAGAGTTAGTCATGTTTGCAAGTTTATTATAGTACAGTGAATATAAAGTATCAGGTACCGGAAATATTACCAAATTAGGTAGTTTGAACCTCTGCTTCATTCTTCGCTGGTGTTTGCCAACTAATGATTAGGTATTAGGAGTTAGCCAGTCACTGGAGATGTCAAAATAATGGCAGTGCAACACTTACAGCTGAGAGTGAAATCACCTCTAAGCAGCTGCTTCTATTGTCACCCCAAAAGGAGAATCCTTGTAGTTATGTTGGTAGGAATTGTGCTTAGTCTGCATTGTGTTAGTGTTGGcatattttacagattttaagtGAGGGATTTTTGTGCTTAGAAGCACTATCATACATGATTCTTATTCTGAAGCCTAAGAGAATGCTAAAATGAGATCTTGCTTCCAGTCCTGTTTCATTCATGAATATACTTCTCAGGATGGCTTATATATATAGGTAGGGGAATGGAGAACTCTGTTTAcaattttctctctgtaaaattACATAGATGAGATACTTTATTGCTGCAGCCAACCAAGGTAGATAcctatagattaaaaaaaccccaacccaaaccaacTTTCCAAgctataataaaaatgaaaaataattaaaaaaaaattaaattgaatacATTGTCCCAAAAAGAGAGACTTCAGTTGAGTAGACATGCATTATAGCAGTGGCAGTCATGTGAAAACCTTTATAGTGgtataaaaatacttttgctgCTCTTAGTTGAAGTAATGCATCctttgtgaaaaattatttttgtcagagTACACTTAAAGTGTAAGGCTGTACGAAAAACCTGTCTTTGATGGAGTCATTGTTGGATTACAAGCTGATGGAACTAATCCCACATATCAAATTGATTGTATAAATTAAGCACAtccttaaattaaaatttaagtacCTAAGGAACAGCTTTACTTTGGACCCTTTATGGTGGTTCATATGCTAGAGGTTGGATCTTATCTGCAGAGTAATAATGAGGGAAATCTTCCTATTTACATGAAAAGGGTAACAAAATTCCTTTTTTGAGTAAGCTGCTATAGTATTACACAGttaggaaaatgtaatttttcttttcattgcccTTTTATTGATATTTGGTATGGAATATGAGTATTAGGCTGGCAGTTTTGCTGgactcttttttggttttgtgctcaGTGATGGTGTTTATAGATATAAACAAGTGTATTTACTGTAATAAACAGTTAAGAAGGCATAACATATTTTCACTGTATCAGAAGCAATGTGGTATGAACCCAAAAGTTAAAAAGGTAAGGAACTAATTTTTAGTAATGTATTCAGACCTAGTttcaattaataaaaaatatctttactGCTTTATTCATTTAACTATAAGATCTAAGTAATGAGGGTTGATGAGGAAATTACTCAATCACAGTAAACCCCTgaaatgacctttaaaaaaacacctaaaaggttaattttcatatttagttttttacttcctgttttaaaaagtcttaataCAGATCCAGGTTTATAATTCAGATTGAGTATCCTATTGTTATATTTGAGTTTGTTTTAATGCCATTTACTTTAGCTTTAATTTCTTTAGTACCATATGTTCTTGTGCTGCAGTTCCTATTTACAAATTGAAAAAGTGAGGGGTAAGTCATCAGATTAAAACAGCTTGTATGTCATAAACCACCAATATGCTAAGCCTTTGTGTCACTTAAACAAAAGTAGTACCTAATAATGTCACTTAATACAGCTAGAGTCTGTAAATAAGGAACTGCCTTTTGCAAGTCATAGTGATAAAAAGCTGAGATACAAATCCATATCTCAGCAACACTCTGCTGGTAATCAATCACAACACACCACTAATGCTGTGAGACTAGCTGATGTGGGGGAAGTATGTTTACCTTGTGCTAAAATGAGGTTCATTGCGGAGATGGCATCTCTTCATCCTGTGGTTAACTCTAGAGCTAACATAATTCCCAAGATAATGCATCTTACTGTGTTTGCAGATCAGAGAAGTGGTCTTACACAGCGCTATTAACTCTTAAACAGTCCTTGTCAAATGCAGTAAGAATATTATGTGGGTACTAAGGATAACATAATGTTAATGTAAACAACACAAAATCTTACTAGACAGTACTACAGATTTTGGATGCACAACGTAAAATACTGAAAAGTAGTTTGATATTTCACAGTGCTCAATACCATTGGATAGTCTCTCTAAAATATCCTAAATAGCGATTAAAAATGAAGTTCTCAAAAGGcaagttctttttccttttttcttagtATCTTAATAGCTAGTTTACACTCATGGTTTAGTATTCCAGTAATCTTAAATTTTAATAGTTGGCACTCAGGAGAAAGGAATTATcttaatctttcttcttctccttagTTCCAGTGTTCTAGAGACTTGAGAGAAAGTTATGCCATAATTTTAAGCAGCAGGTATGCTAAATGTCTGGTGGGAAAGGAGAACTGATTTGGTATATTTAATTTGCAGATTTGTTCAGTTTGCAGATCCCCCTATATCCCAGTACATAGAGTTGATGACTAGAGCTAATCTTGAATTTTCTGATAAGTAATTCTAAATCAAAATTCTGATTTGTCAAAACTAAATTAttcaagggaaaagaaacacGAATAATTTTATCAGTCTACTTCCCAGTATTTCCAGGGTTTCTTCTGCTCCATGTGTATTGGTCTTTTTACCCttgcagttttggttttgatACTTCAGGGTCATACAAGTGGCATGACTTGACCCAACAGCACTGGTACCGTTCACTGTAGCTTATCCT
It contains:
- the IMMP1L gene encoding mitochondrial inner membrane protease subunit 1 isoform X1; translated protein: MLRNVLGKTLRFLGYTVQYGCIAHCAFEYLGGIVVCSGPSMEPTIQNSDIVFSENLSRHFYCIRKGDIVIVKSPNDPKSNICKRVIGLEGDKVCTSNPSDFLKSHSYVPKGHVWLEGDNLRNSTDSRCYGPVPYGLIRGRICFKIWPLNDFGFLRASPNGHRFLDD
- the IMMP1L gene encoding mitochondrial inner membrane protease subunit 1 isoform X2, with amino-acid sequence MLRNVLGKTLRFLGYTVQYGCIAHCAFEYLGGIVVCSGPSMEPTIQNSDIVFSENLSRHFYCIRKGDIVIVKSPNDPKSNICKRVIGLEGDKVCTSNPSDFLKSHSYVPKGHVWLEGDNLRNSTDSRCYGPVPYGLIRGRICFKKAAKAPSVLWLFHELS